From a region of the Tachysurus fulvidraco isolate hzauxx_2018 chromosome 5, HZAU_PFXX_2.0, whole genome shotgun sequence genome:
- the patz1 gene encoding POZ (BTB) and AT hook-containing zinc finger 1 isoform X1 — MEGGMERTEQPWSSSYTYQVSKHSAEMLHNLNSQRKDGGRFCDVILRVGEESFPAHKAVLAACSEYFESVFSCQGDGEGKELEMHTISPKVFRDILDFAYTSKIVVRLECFPELMTAAKFLLMRSVIEICQEVIKQSNVQILVPPSRGGDLSFLSNAMHADVPNGAVFTNRNILDNDNTSAPPPLSSSSSSHPVGLPVSTSAFTTNPVNGEASPTSKRARGRPKKEDPPAPGVYNSGTTDDNEAPFSAGICGKMLSENDVQLRNHQQAQHGSVGAGGELVSVDTAVTAPQTQNCVQTDGSRKRERTRRHVGCDLCGKVFRDVYHLNRHKLSHSGEKPYACPVCGLRFKRKDRMSYHVRSHDGAVGKPYVCQNCGKGFSRPDHLNGHIKQVHTTERPHKCQICNASFATRDRLRSHLACHEDKIPCQVCGKFLRAAYMTDHLKKHSEGPHNYCSICNKGFSTASYLKVHVKTHHGSSMLPSSTVHQFLEPRDNGPQMHNGAPYHLGRQCAVEDLCTSRRILMPFPEAEGCFRGFSGPAILTQSGHPALGVQPELWERHCGGVPGLPLHAPLADGQENTGKCPHQDSEGSDAAFGDLSNGTELKLEHKAEDKELEVTSLIFNGDTDGTATTPCGSKQKTDIEKKFACGQCGQTFRTKSYLNKHQHRVHKKPSGTVSSLGDLGSPFSPQQNMSLLESFGFQIVQSAFASSLVDTEVGSNAVGLGDK; from the exons ATGGAAGGCGGCATGGAGAGAACCGAACAGCCGTGGAGTTCTTCCTATACGTACCAGGTGAGCAAGCACAGCGCCGAGATGCTACACAACCTCAACAGCCAGAGAAAAGATGGAGGCAGATTCTGCGACGTGATCCTGCGCGTCGGAGAGGAAAGCTTCCCGGCGCACAAGGCGGTGCTGGCGGCGTGCAGCGAGTACTTCGAGTCGGTGTTCAGCTGTCAAGGCGACGGCGAGGGCAAAGAGCTCGAGATGCACACCATCAGCCCTAAAGTTTTCCGAGACATCCTGGACTTCGCGTACACGTCGAAGATCGTGGTGCGCTTGGAGTGCTTTCCTGAGCTCATGACGGCCGCCAAGTTCTTGCTCATGCGCTCTGTCATTGAAATCTGCCAGGAGGTGATTAAACAGTCCAACGTGCAGATCCTGGTGCCGCCGTCCCGCGGTGGAGACCTCAGCTTCCTGTCAAACGCCATGCACGCTGACGTGCCAAACGGCGCTGTGTTTACTAACAGGAACATCCTCGATAATGACAATACAAGCGCTCCGCCACCtctgagcagcagcagcagctcccaCCCAGTCGGCCTCCCTGTGTCCACTTCAGCCTTCACCACAAACCCGGTAAACGGCGAGGCCTCTCCAACCTCCAAGCGTGCCAGAGGACGGCCCAAGAAAGAAGATCCGCCAGCGCCCGGCGTGTACAATAGCGGCACGACTGACGACAATGAAGCTCCTTTTTCTGCTGGTATTTGTGGTAAAATGTTGAGCGAAAATGATGTGCAGCTCAGAAATCACCAGCAGGCCCAGCATGGGTCCGTGGGCGCAGGTGGTGAGTTAGTGTCCGTGGATACCGCTGTAACGGCTCCACAGACTCAGAATTGCGTGCAGACGGACGGGAGCCGCAAACGGGAGAGGACGAGACGACATGTGGGCTGTGATCTGTGCGGGAAGGTGTTTAGAGACGTGTATCACCTCAATCGACACAAGTTGTCTCACTCCGGGGAGAAGCCGTACGCGTGTCCTGTGTGTGGCCTGCGGTTCAAGCGCAAGGACAGGATGTCTTACCATGTGCGCTCTCACGATGGAGCCGTGGGCAAACCGTACGTGTGCCAGAACTGCGGAAAAGGCTTCTCCAG GCCAGACCACCTTAATGGACACATCAAGCAAGTGCACACTACAGAGAGACCTCATAAATGTcag ATTTGTAATGCGTCATTTGCAACACGAGACCGGCTGAGGTCTCACCTGGCCTGCCACGAGGATAAAATCCCATGCCAAGTGTGCGGCAAGTTTTTAAGGGCTGCTTATATGACAGACCACCTGAAAAAACACAGCGAAGGACCTCACAACTACTGCAGTATATGCAATAAAG GTTTTTCCACTGCGTCCTACCTAAAGGTACATGTAAAAACGCACCACGGCTCGTCCATGCTCCCTTCCTCCACAGTTCACCAGTTCCTAGAGCCGCGTGACAACGGGCCGCAGATGCACAACGGCGCTCCCTACCACTTAGGACGCCAATGCGCAGTGGAAG ACCTTTGCACCAGTCGCCGGATTCTGATGCCCTTTCCTGAGGCAGAGGGGTGTTTTCGGGGGTTTTCAGGGCCTGCAATTCTCACTCAATCGGGCCATCCTGCCCTCGGTGTACAACCTGAGCTGTGGGAGCGGCACTGTGGCGGAGTACCAGGCCTCCCACTGCATGCACCTCTTGCAG ACGGGCAGGAAAATACTGGGAAATGCCCCCATCAGGATTCTGAAGGTTCAGATGCTGCATTTGGGGACCTTTCTAATGGAACAGAGCTCAAATTGGAGCATAAGGCTGAGGACAAGGAGCTTGAGGTGACCTCGTTGATCTTCAACGGTGATACCGATGGCACAGCAACCACACCGTGCGGCTCCAAACAGAAGACAGATATAGAGAAGAAGTTTGCTTGTGGCCAATGTGGCCAGACCTTCCGCACTAAATCCTACCTCAACAAGCACCAGCACCGGGTGCACAAGAAACCCAGCGGTACAGTATCCAGTCTCGGAGATCTGGGTTCTCCGTTCTCCCCACAGCAGAACATGTCGCTGCTTGAGTCATTTGGTTTCCAGATTGTCCAATCAGCTTTTGCCTCATCACTTGTGGACACTGAGGTAGGGAGCAATGCTGTAGGCTTAGGGGACAAGTGA
- the patz1 gene encoding POZ (BTB) and AT hook-containing zinc finger 1 isoform X3, giving the protein MEGGMERTEQPWSSSYTYQVSKHSAEMLHNLNSQRKDGGRFCDVILRVGEESFPAHKAVLAACSEYFESVFSCQGDGEGKELEMHTISPKVFRDILDFAYTSKIVVRLECFPELMTAAKFLLMRSVIEICQEVIKQSNVQILVPPSRGGDLSFLSNAMHADVPNGAVFTNRNILDNDNTSAPPPLSSSSSSHPVGLPVSTSAFTTNPVNGEASPTSKRARGRPKKEDPPAPGVYNSGTTDDNEAPFSAGICGKMLSENDVQLRNHQQAQHGSVGAGGELVSVDTAVTAPQTQNCVQTDGSRKRERTRRHVGCDLCGKVFRDVYHLNRHKLSHSGEKPYACPVCGLRFKRKDRMSYHVRSHDGAVGKPYVCQNCGKGFSRPDHLNGHIKQVHTTERPHKCQICNASFATRDRLRSHLACHEDKIPCQVCGKFLRAAYMTDHLKKHSEGPHNYCSICNKDGQENTGKCPHQDSEGSDAAFGDLSNGTELKLEHKAEDKELEVTSLIFNGDTDGTATTPCGSKQKTDIEKKFACGQCGQTFRTKSYLNKHQHRVHKKPSGTVSSLGDLGSPFSPQQNMSLLESFGFQIVQSAFASSLVDTEVGSNAVGLGDK; this is encoded by the exons ATGGAAGGCGGCATGGAGAGAACCGAACAGCCGTGGAGTTCTTCCTATACGTACCAGGTGAGCAAGCACAGCGCCGAGATGCTACACAACCTCAACAGCCAGAGAAAAGATGGAGGCAGATTCTGCGACGTGATCCTGCGCGTCGGAGAGGAAAGCTTCCCGGCGCACAAGGCGGTGCTGGCGGCGTGCAGCGAGTACTTCGAGTCGGTGTTCAGCTGTCAAGGCGACGGCGAGGGCAAAGAGCTCGAGATGCACACCATCAGCCCTAAAGTTTTCCGAGACATCCTGGACTTCGCGTACACGTCGAAGATCGTGGTGCGCTTGGAGTGCTTTCCTGAGCTCATGACGGCCGCCAAGTTCTTGCTCATGCGCTCTGTCATTGAAATCTGCCAGGAGGTGATTAAACAGTCCAACGTGCAGATCCTGGTGCCGCCGTCCCGCGGTGGAGACCTCAGCTTCCTGTCAAACGCCATGCACGCTGACGTGCCAAACGGCGCTGTGTTTACTAACAGGAACATCCTCGATAATGACAATACAAGCGCTCCGCCACCtctgagcagcagcagcagctcccaCCCAGTCGGCCTCCCTGTGTCCACTTCAGCCTTCACCACAAACCCGGTAAACGGCGAGGCCTCTCCAACCTCCAAGCGTGCCAGAGGACGGCCCAAGAAAGAAGATCCGCCAGCGCCCGGCGTGTACAATAGCGGCACGACTGACGACAATGAAGCTCCTTTTTCTGCTGGTATTTGTGGTAAAATGTTGAGCGAAAATGATGTGCAGCTCAGAAATCACCAGCAGGCCCAGCATGGGTCCGTGGGCGCAGGTGGTGAGTTAGTGTCCGTGGATACCGCTGTAACGGCTCCACAGACTCAGAATTGCGTGCAGACGGACGGGAGCCGCAAACGGGAGAGGACGAGACGACATGTGGGCTGTGATCTGTGCGGGAAGGTGTTTAGAGACGTGTATCACCTCAATCGACACAAGTTGTCTCACTCCGGGGAGAAGCCGTACGCGTGTCCTGTGTGTGGCCTGCGGTTCAAGCGCAAGGACAGGATGTCTTACCATGTGCGCTCTCACGATGGAGCCGTGGGCAAACCGTACGTGTGCCAGAACTGCGGAAAAGGCTTCTCCAG GCCAGACCACCTTAATGGACACATCAAGCAAGTGCACACTACAGAGAGACCTCATAAATGTcag ATTTGTAATGCGTCATTTGCAACACGAGACCGGCTGAGGTCTCACCTGGCCTGCCACGAGGATAAAATCCCATGCCAAGTGTGCGGCAAGTTTTTAAGGGCTGCTTATATGACAGACCACCTGAAAAAACACAGCGAAGGACCTCACAACTACTGCAGTATATGCAATAAAG ACGGGCAGGAAAATACTGGGAAATGCCCCCATCAGGATTCTGAAGGTTCAGATGCTGCATTTGGGGACCTTTCTAATGGAACAGAGCTCAAATTGGAGCATAAGGCTGAGGACAAGGAGCTTGAGGTGACCTCGTTGATCTTCAACGGTGATACCGATGGCACAGCAACCACACCGTGCGGCTCCAAACAGAAGACAGATATAGAGAAGAAGTTTGCTTGTGGCCAATGTGGCCAGACCTTCCGCACTAAATCCTACCTCAACAAGCACCAGCACCGGGTGCACAAGAAACCCAGCGGTACAGTATCCAGTCTCGGAGATCTGGGTTCTCCGTTCTCCCCACAGCAGAACATGTCGCTGCTTGAGTCATTTGGTTTCCAGATTGTCCAATCAGCTTTTGCCTCATCACTTGTGGACACTGAGGTAGGGAGCAATGCTGTAGGCTTAGGGGACAAGTGA
- the patz1 gene encoding POZ (BTB) and AT hook-containing zinc finger 1 isoform X2 has translation MEGGMERTEQPWSSSYTYQVSKHSAEMLHNLNSQRKDGGRFCDVILRVGEESFPAHKAVLAACSEYFESVFSCQGDGEGKELEMHTISPKVFRDILDFAYTSKIVVRLECFPELMTAAKFLLMRSVIEICQEVIKQSNVQILVPPSRGGDLSFLSNAMHADVPNGAVFTNRNILDNDNTSAPPPLSSSSSSHPVGLPVSTSAFTTNPVNGEASPTSKRARGRPKKEDPPAPGVYNSGTTDDNEAPFSAGICGKMLSENDVQLRNHQQAQHGSVGAGGELVSVDTAVTAPQTQNCVQTDGSRKRERTRRHVGCDLCGKVFRDVYHLNRHKLSHSGEKPYACPVCGLRFKRKDRMSYHVRSHDGAVGKPYVCQNCGKGFSRPDHLNGHIKQVHTTERPHKCQICNASFATRDRLRSHLACHEDKIPCQVCGKFLRAAYMTDHLKKHSEGPHNYCSICNKDLCTSRRILMPFPEAEGCFRGFSGPAILTQSGHPALGVQPELWERHCGGVPGLPLHAPLADGQENTGKCPHQDSEGSDAAFGDLSNGTELKLEHKAEDKELEVTSLIFNGDTDGTATTPCGSKQKTDIEKKFACGQCGQTFRTKSYLNKHQHRVHKKPSGTVSSLGDLGSPFSPQQNMSLLESFGFQIVQSAFASSLVDTEVGSNAVGLGDK, from the exons ATGGAAGGCGGCATGGAGAGAACCGAACAGCCGTGGAGTTCTTCCTATACGTACCAGGTGAGCAAGCACAGCGCCGAGATGCTACACAACCTCAACAGCCAGAGAAAAGATGGAGGCAGATTCTGCGACGTGATCCTGCGCGTCGGAGAGGAAAGCTTCCCGGCGCACAAGGCGGTGCTGGCGGCGTGCAGCGAGTACTTCGAGTCGGTGTTCAGCTGTCAAGGCGACGGCGAGGGCAAAGAGCTCGAGATGCACACCATCAGCCCTAAAGTTTTCCGAGACATCCTGGACTTCGCGTACACGTCGAAGATCGTGGTGCGCTTGGAGTGCTTTCCTGAGCTCATGACGGCCGCCAAGTTCTTGCTCATGCGCTCTGTCATTGAAATCTGCCAGGAGGTGATTAAACAGTCCAACGTGCAGATCCTGGTGCCGCCGTCCCGCGGTGGAGACCTCAGCTTCCTGTCAAACGCCATGCACGCTGACGTGCCAAACGGCGCTGTGTTTACTAACAGGAACATCCTCGATAATGACAATACAAGCGCTCCGCCACCtctgagcagcagcagcagctcccaCCCAGTCGGCCTCCCTGTGTCCACTTCAGCCTTCACCACAAACCCGGTAAACGGCGAGGCCTCTCCAACCTCCAAGCGTGCCAGAGGACGGCCCAAGAAAGAAGATCCGCCAGCGCCCGGCGTGTACAATAGCGGCACGACTGACGACAATGAAGCTCCTTTTTCTGCTGGTATTTGTGGTAAAATGTTGAGCGAAAATGATGTGCAGCTCAGAAATCACCAGCAGGCCCAGCATGGGTCCGTGGGCGCAGGTGGTGAGTTAGTGTCCGTGGATACCGCTGTAACGGCTCCACAGACTCAGAATTGCGTGCAGACGGACGGGAGCCGCAAACGGGAGAGGACGAGACGACATGTGGGCTGTGATCTGTGCGGGAAGGTGTTTAGAGACGTGTATCACCTCAATCGACACAAGTTGTCTCACTCCGGGGAGAAGCCGTACGCGTGTCCTGTGTGTGGCCTGCGGTTCAAGCGCAAGGACAGGATGTCTTACCATGTGCGCTCTCACGATGGAGCCGTGGGCAAACCGTACGTGTGCCAGAACTGCGGAAAAGGCTTCTCCAG GCCAGACCACCTTAATGGACACATCAAGCAAGTGCACACTACAGAGAGACCTCATAAATGTcag ATTTGTAATGCGTCATTTGCAACACGAGACCGGCTGAGGTCTCACCTGGCCTGCCACGAGGATAAAATCCCATGCCAAGTGTGCGGCAAGTTTTTAAGGGCTGCTTATATGACAGACCACCTGAAAAAACACAGCGAAGGACCTCACAACTACTGCAGTATATGCAATAAAG ACCTTTGCACCAGTCGCCGGATTCTGATGCCCTTTCCTGAGGCAGAGGGGTGTTTTCGGGGGTTTTCAGGGCCTGCAATTCTCACTCAATCGGGCCATCCTGCCCTCGGTGTACAACCTGAGCTGTGGGAGCGGCACTGTGGCGGAGTACCAGGCCTCCCACTGCATGCACCTCTTGCAG ACGGGCAGGAAAATACTGGGAAATGCCCCCATCAGGATTCTGAAGGTTCAGATGCTGCATTTGGGGACCTTTCTAATGGAACAGAGCTCAAATTGGAGCATAAGGCTGAGGACAAGGAGCTTGAGGTGACCTCGTTGATCTTCAACGGTGATACCGATGGCACAGCAACCACACCGTGCGGCTCCAAACAGAAGACAGATATAGAGAAGAAGTTTGCTTGTGGCCAATGTGGCCAGACCTTCCGCACTAAATCCTACCTCAACAAGCACCAGCACCGGGTGCACAAGAAACCCAGCGGTACAGTATCCAGTCTCGGAGATCTGGGTTCTCCGTTCTCCCCACAGCAGAACATGTCGCTGCTTGAGTCATTTGGTTTCCAGATTGTCCAATCAGCTTTTGCCTCATCACTTGTGGACACTGAGGTAGGGAGCAATGCTGTAGGCTTAGGGGACAAGTGA